The sequence AGTTGTCCTTGTCCACGTTGATGGGCGCCCGCTCCTCCAGGGGCCGCGGGTCCGGCCGGTGGGTGAAGTCCCCCATCGTCAGGATCTTGAGCGGCAGCTCCACCTGCTCCTGGGCATTGCCGGTGGCGGGCTTGTAGACAATGTTGACGCGTTCAGTGGGCGCGACAGAACTTTCCTTGCTCATCGGCAGGGTGCTCCTTTGGGTGAGAGTCGAGGGGAGAAACAGCGCGGCGAACGGAGGGGTACTGGACGAACTGCGCGCGAGCGAGGATGAGCGAGCGGAGAAGAGTCACGCTGCCAGGAGTCTACTGTCCTAAACGGAAAGCAGCGGCCGGGTCAAGCTTTGACAGACGAATAAAGTGAGGCCAGCACTCGCGAGGAAGAGAAGAGGTGTTTTTTTGCACAGTGCGCGTCACGAGGAGGAGTCCTTCCAGGCACTCCGCGGACAACTGGGGCTCCCATTCATCCATCCCCTGGGTGGTGCTCTCGGCGACGAGCGTTTCGTAAAGGGCTTGTGCCATCAGGTGTTGTCCGGAAAGGACACACAACCTCCCAAGTAGGAGGCGTGCCTTGAAGCGGGCGCGGCCCGTGGTGGCCGTGGTCACCTGTTGTTGCAGCCGCGCGAGGGCCTCGGCAACCCGGTCCGCGGCGAGCAGTTCCCGGACGTCCGGGGGCAGGGTGTCGGCGCCATCCTCCGGGCGCTCGGTCGTGCGCGGCAGGGGCGCCGAGGGCACGGAGCGCTCCAGCACCTCGGCCTCCACCCACTTCCGGGTGCGCTCGTCGGCGAGCGGCGTCCCATCCGAGGCGAGCAGGCCCAACACCTCGGGCATCCGCTGCAGCAGCGCGCGCAGCTCCAGGCGCACGGCCTCGCGCGCGGGGGCATGCGTGGGCCCCAGGCCCGCCAGCGCGGCGGCGCCGTAGCGCTGGAGATCCAGCGCGAAGCGGTGCTGCCCCAGGTTCGACTCCGCTTCCTCCAGCAACTCCGCCCAGCGCGCATGGGTCTCCAGCCGGTCCAGCTTCTCGCGCAGGGACGCGGGGAGCGCGGGCAGCGGTGTCTTGCCCTCGGGTCCGGGCGCGGGGGGCTGGGTGAAGTGCAACCAGAGGCCCACCCGCAGCAGCCGGTAGGCGAGCGGGTTCGCCGCGTTCGCCTCGCGCAGCAGCCGGGCGGACTCGGCCAGCGAGGCGCCGAGGCCGCGCAGGGTGTCCAGGACGTTGTCCGGGCTTCCGGGCTGCTCCGCGGGAGGCACGGGCGGCGAGGCAAGCACCGGGGACGGCGCGGCCGGAACCGGAGGTGCCGCCAGACGTGCCGAGGGCTCGGCCGCGGGCATGGGGGGAGGTGGGGGGCGGGGTGTCGCGGAAGCGGGGAGGCGATTGCGCAGCCGCTCGACGCCCTCCAGCAGGGGCTTCAGAACGGGCCCCTGATCCTCGAAGCGGACGCGCGTGACCTCCGCCAGCCTCCGCGTGGCGGTCTCCAGGCCCTCCACCAACTCCCAGTCCTCGCCCGTGACCTGGACCGAGGGCAGGGACTCCGTCATCCGGGCCACGAACCAGCTCACGGCGTTCACGCGTCCGCGCAGGCGCTGGGCCTCCGGAAACAGCGTGGGCCAGTAGCGGTCGAGCACCTCGGTGAGCACCGTCACGCCCGTCACCGCGCCCCGGAGTCCCTCGGTGGCGTGGAGCCCATGGGCCAGGTACGAGGTGAGCCAGAGATCCTTGGTGCTCCGCTGGAGCAGCTCGCCCGCGTTGGCCACCACCTTGCTCCAGCTCACGGGCGTGCCCGTGGGGGACTCCAGCCGGGCCACTTCCTGCGCGACGAGATCGTACGCGGGCTCGTGTTTGGCGGACCGGCCGGCGGGCGCCTCCTCGGAGATGGGCTCCGTCCAGGTCCGGGCGCGCTCGCGAAGCTCTTCGAGGGAAGGGGGCATGAGGGGGCGCGCGGCTCAGCACGACAGGGCGTGGAGCAGTTCCTCGAGGTTCGTGGTGGGCGAGTCGATGCGCTGGCGCTGGGGCTCGGTCAGGGACTGGGCGGC is a genomic window of Cystobacter fuscus DSM 2262 containing:
- the tssA gene encoding type VI secretion system protein TssA, with protein sequence MPPSLEELRERARTWTEPISEEAPAGRSAKHEPAYDLVAQEVARLESPTGTPVSWSKVVANAGELLQRSTKDLWLTSYLAHGLHATEGLRGAVTGVTVLTEVLDRYWPTLFPEAQRLRGRVNAVSWFVARMTESLPSVQVTGEDWELVEGLETATRRLAEVTRVRFEDQGPVLKPLLEGVERLRNRLPASATPRPPPPPMPAAEPSARLAAPPVPAAPSPVLASPPVPPAEQPGSPDNVLDTLRGLGASLAESARLLREANAANPLAYRLLRVGLWLHFTQPPAPGPEGKTPLPALPASLREKLDRLETHARWAELLEEAESNLGQHRFALDLQRYGAAALAGLGPTHAPAREAVRLELRALLQRMPEVLGLLASDGTPLADERTRKWVEAEVLERSVPSAPLPRTTERPEDGADTLPPDVRELLAADRVAEALARLQQQVTTATTGRARFKARLLLGRLCVLSGQHLMAQALYETLVAESTTQGMDEWEPQLSAECLEGLLLVTRTVQKNTSSLPRECWPHFIRLSKLDPAAAFRLGQ